TTTGGAGTAATGACTACAAATGATGATTTATTTAAAATTGTTTCTCCAAATTTCAACAACCCAATAGCTACCATTAGTGCTGCTTGGGGTGACGTCAGAATGTCAGCAGATATGGAGTCAATTATGGGAGGATATCAAGATCCAAGACTTCCTGTGTTTTTCAAAACATCTGCGCAGTTTCCGGGGCAATACAAAGGTGTTAGAACAGGTATTGAGATAGCTGCTAAAGCTGATCACGTAGATTTTTCTGAAATTGGACCAATAGTTAATTCTAAAGAAATTGTATTAATGACAACTGCCGAAGTTTATTTGTTAAGAGCTGAAGGAGCATTAAGAGGATGGAATATGGGTGGAACAGCTCAAAGTTTGTATGAATTAGGAATCACAAACTCTTTTGCTCAACACGGAGTTTCTGGTGTAGCTGCTTACATCGCTGATAATGCTAAAACAGCCAAAGATTATGTAGATCCAAATTTTCCAGTAAATAATGGAGCTGCACTAAATACTGTAACTGTTGCTTGGGATGCAGCCGCCACTAATGAAGTGAAATTGCAAAAAATTATAACTCAAAAATGGATTGCAGGTTTCCCAGAAGGACAAGAAGCATGGTCAGAATACAGAAGAACTGGATATCCTAAATTACTTCCAGTACTTAAAAATACTAGTGGTGGTAAAATATCTTCTGCTCTAGGTGTTCGTAGAGTGAACTTCGTTCAATCTGAAAAAGATGGGAATCCAGGTGGTGTAGCTACTGGTTTAGCTAAACTAGGTGGGCCAGATAATGGAGGAACAAGATTGTGGTGGGATACTACTGGATCTAACTTCTAGTTTCTAGTATATAGTTAATAGTCCTTAGTGATTTGTTTTTGGCTTTATGCTAAGGAATAATTACTAAGGACTAATAGCTAAATTTATTGACTAAATAACGCTTTATTGGTTAAACAATGTCGTTGGTATACAAACTCTGACCGTTTGTTTTTTTTATTTTTTTGCTCCAAGTAATACTCCTAAATTTGAAATAAAGTAAAAAAAAGATTTCATTTTTTTAATACTTTAATTGTCATTAATTATTTAAATGTAAATAATATAAAAATCAAATATTGTTTTGAAAACAAAGGAATTATAAAGTGAAAAATAAAATTAGCAAGAATATAAAATTACAATACAATGAAAAATACTTTAGACATAAAACCGGATATTAGCTACAAAAGTGCTGGTAAATTTGAAGAAACTCGATTTGAAAAAATTCACAACGAAATTTTTAAAAACTCAGTAGAGGCTTCAAAAATTGTTGCTGAAGAGATTGCTACTTTAATTCGATCCAAACAAGAAGAAAATAAGAATTGTGTTTTAGGTCTGGCTACTGGTTCTTCTCCAATAAAAGTATATGAAGAATTGGTTCGTATGCATAAAGAAGAAGGCTTAAGCTTTAAAAATGTGATTACATTCAATTTGGATGAATATTATCCAATGAATAAAGAAAGCAAGCAGAGCTATCATTATTTTATGCATCAGCATTTATTTAATCATATAGACATTCATCCTGATAATGTTCATATTCCTGACGGAACAGTGGCTATTGAAGAATTGAATCAATATTGTATTGATTATGAAATGAACATTAAAAATGCAGGAGGCCTTGATTTTCAATTATTAGGAATAGGTCGTACGGGACACGTAGGATTTAATGAGCCAGGTTCACACATCAATTCAGGTACTCGAATCATTACTTTAGATCATATTACTAGAGTAGATGCTTCTTCTGATTTTAATGGAATTAATAATGTACCCAAACGCGCCATTACAATGGGAGTTTCTACCATTATGCGTTCTAAACGAATTGTTTTGATGGCTTGGGGACAAAATAAAGCTGATATCATCAAAAGAACGATTCAAGGTGAGATTAGCTCTGAAGTACCCGCTACTTTTTTGCAAAATCATCCAAACGCTACATTTGTTTTGGATCAATCAGCGGCTTCGTCTCTAACTCGTTTTGAAACACCATGGTTGGTAGGTGAGTGCATTTGGAACCAAGAATTAAAAAGCAAAGCAATAGTTTGGTTGTGTCAAAAAACAAATCAGTCTATATTAAAACTTACCGATAGAGATTACAATAACAACGGTATGTCTGACTTGTTAGCTCAAGAAGGTTCTGCTTATGATTTGAATATTAATATGTTCAATGTGTTGCAACATACCATTACGGGTTGGCCTGGAGGAAAACCTAATGCCGATGATGCACACCGACCAGAAAGAGCTAATCCTGCTAAAAAGAGAGTGATTCTATTTAGTCCTCATCCAGATGATGATGTGATTTCTATGGGAGGAACTTTTGCAAAATTAATCAAGCAAGGACATGAGGTTCATGTAGTGTATCAAACTTCTGGAAACATTGCTGTAACAGATGATGAAGCTTTAAAATTTGCTGAAGTATGTAATGATTTTGTAGGAGAAGATAGTAGTAAAATTAATTTTCAAGCCGTAATTGATTTCTTAAAAAATAAGAACGACAATCAAGTTGATTCTCTAGAAGTTAGAAAATTAAAAGGGTTAATTAGAAGAAGAGAATCTTATGCAGCAGTGCGTTACATTGGATTGAAAGATGAAAATGTCCACTTTTTAGATTTACCTTTTTACGAAACAGGTCAGATAAAGAAAAATCCGCTTGGATCAGAAGATATTGAAATTGTGGCTGATATTATTGCTAAAATTAAACCGCATCAAGTTTTTGCAGCGGGAGATTTAGCTGATCCACACGGTACTCACGAAGTATGTTTGAATGCCATTTTTGCAGCTTTAAAACAATTAAAAGCTAAACCTTACATGAAAGATTGTTGGTTGTGGTTATATAGAGGCGCTTGGCATGAATGGGATTTACATGAAATTGATATGGCTGTACCGTTGAGTCCAGATGAAGTATTATTGAAACGACAAGCCATTTTATTCCACCAATCTCAAAAGGATCGTGTGATGTTTCAAGGTAATGACTCGAGAGAATTTTGGGTACGTGCCGAAGATCGAAATAAAAATACTGCTAAATTATACGATGAATTAGGATTGGCAGAATATGAAGCTATTGAAGCTTTTAAAAGATTTGATTATTAAGAATTAAAATCCATTCGGTTGATTATTCAGCCGAATGGTTCTTCTCAAAAATCAGGATTATAAACCTGACGGAAGATATTTATATACCAAAACCTCTCATGAAATACCTTTTTGTACTGTTTTTTATAACATTATCTACAACTGCTCAAGTTGCTAAAGAGTCCTTGAATTTAATGCCTTGGCCTCAAAAAGTAGAACTTAAGTCAGGAAATTTTGATTTAAAACCTACTTTTAAAGTTAATGTTACAGGGCAACCTAATGAAAGAATCTTTGGAGCGGTTTCTAATTTTTTAAGACGATTAGATGGTAGAACGGGCTTGTTTTTTAAGCAAGGTTTTGTGACTTCAACAAATGAATTTCCAGATGCACAATTGCACATTAATTGCACAAAAGCAGGGAAAATTGGTCTATATAAAGATGAAAGTTATCAATTGACAGTTCAATCGAATGCTATTGTGATCAACGCTTCCTCAGATTTAGGTGCGATGCATGCATTGGAAACTCTTTTGCAGTTGCTTCAAAACAATGCAACTTCTTTCTATTTTCCAAATGTATCTATAACAGATATGCCCCGTTTTACTTGGCGTGGATTAATGATTGATGTTGCTAGACATTTTCAACCAGTTGATGTGATTAAAAGAAACTTAGATGCAATGGCTGCTATGAAAATGAATGTTTTTCACTGGCATTTAGTTGACGATCAAGGTTGGAGGATTGAAATGAAGAAACATAAAGTGCTCACAGATAAAGCATCTGATGGTCTTTTTTATACTCAGGAAGAAATTAAAGGTATCGTAAAATATGCTGCCGCCAGAGGAATTTTAGTTGTACCTGAAATTGACGTGCCTGGACATGCCTCAGCGATTTTGACTGCCTTTCCAGAAATTGGAAGTAAAGTAATAACTGTAAATAAAGGGTCTGCTGAAACAACCCAGAAAGCATCAGGATTAGTAACCTATTCATTAGAAAGAAATGCAGGAATTTTTACGCCAACTTTAGACCCTTCTAATCCAAAGACGTATCAATTGTTGAGTGAAATTTTTGATGAAGTTTGTCCGTTATTTCCAGGGAAATATTTCCACATTGGAGGTGATGAAAACGAAGGTAAAGATTGGGATTCGAATCCTAAAATTCAGGAATTCATGAAGAAAAATAAGCTAACCAACAATCATGAGTTACAAACTTATTTTACGATGAAGTTAATTCCGATGTTAAAAAAGCATCAAAAAGAATTGATGGGATGGGAAGAAATTATGACCAAAAACATGTCAAAAGAAGCCATAATTCATTCCTGGAAAGGGCCTAATGAAGGAGTAGCTGCTGGTAGTTCTCTTATTGCTGCTGCTTCTAATGGTTATAAAACAGTATTGTCTAATGGTTTTTATGTAGATTTAGTTCAAGGCGTTGAAAGTCATTATTTGAATGATCCAATGCCTAA
This portion of the Flavobacterium sp. CECT 9288 genome encodes:
- the nagB gene encoding glucosamine-6-phosphate deaminase, whose translation is MKNTLDIKPDISYKSAGKFEETRFEKIHNEIFKNSVEASKIVAEEIATLIRSKQEENKNCVLGLATGSSPIKVYEELVRMHKEEGLSFKNVITFNLDEYYPMNKESKQSYHYFMHQHLFNHIDIHPDNVHIPDGTVAIEELNQYCIDYEMNIKNAGGLDFQLLGIGRTGHVGFNEPGSHINSGTRIITLDHITRVDASSDFNGINNVPKRAITMGVSTIMRSKRIVLMAWGQNKADIIKRTIQGEISSEVPATFLQNHPNATFVLDQSAASSLTRFETPWLVGECIWNQELKSKAIVWLCQKTNQSILKLTDRDYNNNGMSDLLAQEGSAYDLNINMFNVLQHTITGWPGGKPNADDAHRPERANPAKKRVILFSPHPDDDVISMGGTFAKLIKQGHEVHVVYQTSGNIAVTDDEALKFAEVCNDFVGEDSSKINFQAVIDFLKNKNDNQVDSLEVRKLKGLIRRRESYAAVRYIGLKDENVHFLDLPFYETGQIKKNPLGSEDIEIVADIIAKIKPHQVFAAGDLADPHGTHEVCLNAIFAALKQLKAKPYMKDCWLWLYRGAWHEWDLHEIDMAVPLSPDEVLLKRQAILFHQSQKDRVMFQGNDSREFWVRAEDRNKNTAKLYDELGLAEYEAIEAFKRFDY
- a CDS encoding beta-N-acetylhexosaminidase, giving the protein MKYLFVLFFITLSTTAQVAKESLNLMPWPQKVELKSGNFDLKPTFKVNVTGQPNERIFGAVSNFLRRLDGRTGLFFKQGFVTSTNEFPDAQLHINCTKAGKIGLYKDESYQLTVQSNAIVINASSDLGAMHALETLLQLLQNNATSFYFPNVSITDMPRFTWRGLMIDVARHFQPVDVIKRNLDAMAAMKMNVFHWHLVDDQGWRIEMKKHKVLTDKASDGLFYTQEEIKGIVKYAAARGILVVPEIDVPGHASAILTAFPEIGSKVITVNKGSAETTQKASGLVTYSLERNAGIFTPTLDPSNPKTYQLLSEIFDEVCPLFPGKYFHIGGDENEGKDWDSNPKIQEFMKKNKLTNNHELQTYFTMKLIPMLKKHQKELMGWEEIMTKNMSKEAIIHSWKGPNEGVAAGSSLIAAASNGYKTVLSNGFYVDLVQGVESHYLNDPMPKNNTLSSEEKARILGGEATMWSELATPETIDSRIWPRTAAIAERLWSDANVTDLASMRKRLKNISFRLEELGITHIRNKDVLLRNISNNQNTAALQTFSAVCEPLKIYSRNAGGTEYQMYSPFTLFADACTPDAEDALVFNELVADYIKSKEVLLEKEIDFFLNKWIQNHKELEGLSQNAPLVQPLLPLSKALHDLSEQLLFKLQKKPNYNTSLAKELLEKCNSKAHADVELAVFTGLKNLVE
- a CDS encoding RagB/SusD family nutrient uptake outer membrane protein; this translates as MKLNTIKKTAICVSLLAAVSCTNNFEDINTNPTGITEAQYEQDFNNIKGAFAPMFNNIIVLTPEWKYQVQQGLQGDIWSGYMATGTAFRGGTNNTTYDLVDGWNGFAWGAAYGDVMYNAYSVEQKAKGKYDQFYALALILKVEGMHRVTDTYGPIVYSKFGTTDKTIGYDSQEEVYNLMFKELDFAVTDLTKRVDAAEPSTFTTTDLSGYKGDYKKWVKFANSLRLRLAMRIVKKNPTLAKAEAEKAIAQKFGVMTTNDDLFKIVSPNFNNPIATISAAWGDVRMSADMESIMGGYQDPRLPVFFKTSAQFPGQYKGVRTGIEIAAKADHVDFSEIGPIVNSKEIVLMTTAEVYLLRAEGALRGWNMGGTAQSLYELGITNSFAQHGVSGVAAYIADNAKTAKDYVDPNFPVNNGAALNTVTVAWDAAATNEVKLQKIITQKWIAGFPEGQEAWSEYRRTGYPKLLPVLKNTSGGKISSALGVRRVNFVQSEKDGNPGGVATGLAKLGGPDNGGTRLWWDTTGSNF